One window of the Streptomyces asoensis genome contains the following:
- a CDS encoding DUF1707 and FHA domain-containing protein: protein MTSSFEFNTYPARLSDAERDRALKVLRDGVAMGRLSHDTFIRRMELALVARRSDELAVLTADLPRESRLSRAVFGTVGAVSGFSVRLRRAWQAERLPKLLLPHPGTESALRIGRDPASGLRLTHESVSRVHAELSRQGGMWVLRDLGSTNGTTVNGRRVIGAAVVREGDQVAFGRMAFRLSVN, encoded by the coding sequence GTGACGTCGTCTTTCGAGTTCAACACGTACCCCGCGCGGTTGTCCGACGCGGAGCGCGACCGGGCGCTGAAGGTGCTGCGTGACGGCGTCGCCATGGGGCGACTGTCGCACGACACGTTCATCCGGCGCATGGAGCTGGCTCTTGTCGCCCGCCGCTCCGACGAGCTCGCCGTCCTCACCGCCGACCTGCCCAGGGAGAGCCGCCTCTCGCGGGCCGTCTTCGGCACCGTCGGGGCGGTCTCCGGCTTCTCGGTCCGGCTGCGCAGAGCCTGGCAGGCCGAGCGGCTGCCCAAACTGCTGCTGCCGCACCCCGGCACCGAGAGCGCGCTGCGCATCGGCCGCGACCCCGCGAGCGGCCTCAGGCTGACCCACGAGAGCGTCTCGCGGGTGCACGCCGAACTCAGCCGCCAGGGCGGGATGTGGGTGCTGCGCGACCTCGGCTCCACCAACGGCACCACGGTCAACGGACGTCGTGTCATCGGCGCGGCCGTGGTCCGCGAGGGCGACCAGGTCGCCTTCGGCCGCATGGCGTTCCGCCTCTCGGTGAACTGA